Proteins encoded by one window of Candidatus Pelagibacter giovannonii:
- a CDS encoding phosphatidate cytidylyltransferase, with product MNSNLKKRILTSIFLTFLLIGMFFYSYIMIVSLIIIAIISWIEFYALISKILKKNILKDRILRFFYKTLSLFYLSGLVYLIFAIESEYSNFKIYLLYSVLVAIMSDIGGLICGQIFKGKKLTKISPNKTISGSIGSLIFSLFLIPFFYKSQIDQNLLSLFLITIIISLTSQLGDLFISLLKRKAKVKDTSDLLPGHGGVLDRIDGIIFAIPLGIILFIVI from the coding sequence ATGAACTCAAACCTTAAAAAAAGAATTTTAACTTCAATATTTCTTACTTTTCTTTTAATTGGGATGTTTTTTTATTCTTATATAATGATAGTTTCTTTAATCATTATTGCGATAATATCATGGATTGAATTCTATGCATTAATATCGAAAATTTTAAAAAAAAATATTTTAAAAGATAGAATTTTAAGATTTTTTTATAAAACTTTATCATTATTTTATTTATCAGGATTAGTTTATTTAATTTTTGCTATAGAGTCAGAGTATTCTAATTTCAAAATTTATCTCTTATATTCGGTCTTGGTTGCAATAATGTCAGATATAGGAGGGCTTATTTGTGGACAAATATTTAAAGGAAAAAAACTTACTAAAATTAGTCCCAATAAAACTATTTCAGGATCTATTGGTTCATTAATTTTTTCATTATTTTTGATCCCTTTTTTTTATAAAAGTCAAATTGATCAAAACCTGCTAAGCCTTTTTTTGATAACAATTATTATATCCTTAACATCTCAATTAGGAGATTTATTCATTTCACTCTTAAAACGTAAAGCAAAAGTTAAAGACACTAGTGATTTACTCCCTGGCCATGGAGGTGTTTTAGATAGAATAGATGGAATAATTTTTGCAATTCCACTTGGGATTATTTTGTTTATAGTTATTTGA
- the uppS gene encoding polyprenyl diphosphate synthase: MNPVKHVAIIMDGNGRWGVKHKKSRNAGHRAGLNTVDIIINQCIHNKIQVLTLYAFSSENWKRPKNEIIFLFKLLENFLKKKINKIIEKDIKLKFIGEINKLPIKLQKLIKLSEKKTINKKSLQVNIALNYGSKVELINTIKKIKQKKIKLNEKNIDQNLYTRHLPDPDMLIRTGNTHRLSNFLLWQLSYTEIFFEKKLWPDFKGKDFNKILNKFKNIKRNFGSI, encoded by the coding sequence ATGAACCCAGTCAAACATGTTGCCATCATCATGGATGGAAACGGTAGATGGGGCGTTAAACATAAAAAATCCAGAAATGCAGGTCACAGAGCAGGCTTAAATACTGTCGATATAATTATCAACCAGTGCATTCACAATAAAATTCAGGTTTTAACTCTTTATGCTTTCTCTTCAGAAAATTGGAAAAGGCCAAAAAATGAAATCATTTTCTTGTTTAAATTATTAGAAAATTTTTTAAAAAAGAAGATTAATAAGATTATAGAAAAAGATATTAAACTTAAATTTATTGGAGAAATAAATAAATTACCAATAAAACTTCAGAAATTAATAAAACTATCAGAAAAAAAAACCATCAATAAAAAATCATTACAAGTTAATATTGCCTTAAACTATGGTTCTAAAGTTGAGTTAATCAATACTATAAAGAAAATTAAACAAAAAAAAATCAAATTAAATGAAAAAAATATTGATCAGAATTTGTATACAAGACACTTACCTGATCCTGATATGTTAATAAGAACAGGGAATACCCATAGATTAAGCAATTTTTTACTTTGGCAATTATCTTATACTGAGATATTTTTTGAAAAAAAATTATGGCCTGACTTCAAAGGTAAAGATTTTAATAAAATTTTAAATAAATTTAAGAATATTAAAAGAAATTTTGGATCAATTTAA
- the frr gene encoding ribosome recycling factor, with amino-acid sequence MFNEKTYSQKMDKTIEVFQKELTSLRTGRANASMLDLVKVDVYGQAMPLNQVSSITTPDARTINIQVWDLNNVPLVDTAIKKSELGLNPQIDGQLIRLPVPDLNEERRTEIKKLIKSMGEKCKISIRNIRREANDDLKSLVKGKEISEDDEKINEKLVQTFTDEHIKTIDVRVEAKEKEIMTI; translated from the coding sequence ATGTTTAATGAAAAAACATACAGTCAGAAAATGGATAAAACTATTGAGGTCTTTCAAAAAGAATTAACTTCATTAAGAACTGGAAGGGCAAATGCCTCAATGTTAGATCTTGTTAAAGTTGATGTTTATGGTCAAGCGATGCCATTAAACCAAGTTTCAAGCATAACGACTCCTGATGCTAGAACAATCAATATCCAAGTTTGGGACCTAAATAATGTTCCGCTCGTAGATACGGCTATAAAAAAATCAGAATTAGGTTTAAATCCTCAAATTGACGGTCAATTAATTAGGCTACCTGTCCCAGATTTAAATGAAGAGAGAAGAACTGAGATTAAAAAATTGATTAAATCTATGGGTGAAAAGTGTAAAATTTCAATTAGAAATATTAGAAGAGAAGCTAATGATGACTTAAAAAGTTTAGTTAAAGGCAAAGAAATCAGTGAAGATGATGAAAAAATTAATGAAAAATTAGTACAAACATTTACTGACGAACATATTAAAACTATAGATGTTAGAGTTGAAGCCAAAGAAAAAGAAATAATGACAATATGA
- the tsf gene encoding translation elongation factor Ts has translation MSDLEKVKQLREATGAGFKDCNLAVKESRGDLDKAVEILRVKGISKASKKMSRDAKEGVIATSGDENKISVIEINCETDFVAKNDDFVSFAKELSELNNKNSSDLEKLNKSKMANGETVKDSLVALIAKMGEKITVGKAKTFNQSGSKNFNYLHTVVKDNLSKLSVIASLKTSDGSDNVKAFGKQLSMHIAASNPLALSSDLIDKDLLQKEQDLVTEELKNSGKPEEIAQKISLGKMNKFKEENALLTQAWVMEPKKKVQDIVKELNIPDLKINDFFRIKIGE, from the coding sequence ATGAGTGATTTGGAAAAAGTAAAACAATTACGTGAAGCAACTGGTGCAGGATTTAAAGATTGTAATTTGGCAGTTAAAGAATCTCGTGGTGATTTAGATAAAGCAGTAGAAATCTTAAGAGTTAAAGGAATTTCTAAAGCTTCAAAAAAAATGTCAAGAGATGCTAAGGAAGGTGTTATTGCAACTTCAGGTGATGAAAATAAAATATCTGTTATTGAAATTAATTGTGAAACAGATTTTGTTGCAAAGAATGATGACTTTGTATCCTTTGCCAAGGAATTAAGTGAATTAAATAATAAAAACTCATCTGATTTAGAAAAACTTAATAAATCAAAAATGGCAAATGGTGAAACTGTTAAAGATAGTCTAGTAGCATTAATCGCAAAAATGGGTGAAAAGATAACAGTTGGTAAAGCTAAGACATTTAACCAATCAGGTTCTAAAAATTTTAATTATTTGCACACTGTAGTTAAAGATAATTTATCTAAATTATCAGTTATAGCTTCACTTAAGACTTCAGATGGCAGTGATAATGTTAAAGCTTTTGGTAAACAACTTTCAATGCATATTGCAGCATCAAATCCTTTGGCGCTAAGTTCTGACTTAATTGATAAAGATCTACTTCAAAAAGAACAAGATCTTGTTACAGAAGAGTTAAAAAACTCTGGTAAGCCTGAAGAAATTGCACAAAAAATTAGCTTAGGTAAAATGAATAAATTTAAAGAGGAAAATGCTTTGTTAACACAAGCCTGGGTTATGGAGCCTAAAAAGAAAGTGCAAGATATTGTAAAAGAACTTAATATACCTGACTTAAAGATTAATGATTTTTTTAGAATTAAGATAGGTGAATAA
- the dnaE gene encoding DNA polymerase III subunit alpha — protein sequence MLELNSQNFNHLKIHTQYSICEGAIKIDNLKDFCKEKKISCLGLSDTSNLCGALEFAENISKVGTQPIIGTQIYFKFEDTTGLLPLIALNENGYKRIIELSSRSYLENDALSDPHLDIKELLIDTEGVSLLSGTIQGLFGKLFEKGRFDEISKLYKSLSSKFNDNFYLEIQRHGDQNEIAFEKFNLEQSLKIKIPIIATNEVYYLTPDMHEAHDALTCIGSKSYVNEKNRIKYSNQHYLKSHEEMLKLFSDLPEALENNFNLPFKCNFRPQFSKPVLPNISSEKGGSADEILKKDSLDGLREKFLNVFKIEENNLEADDKFLKYKDRLDHELKIIIEMKYPSYFLIVSDYIKWAKSNDIPVGPGRGSGAGSLVAWCLSITDVDPIKFNLIFERFLNPDRVSMPDFDIDFCEEKRDLVFKYLTTKYKDSVAHIITFGKLKARMVIRDVGRVLGLPYGFVDSISKMIPFDPSRPQSLIECINSEPRLQKLVNEDPRVKKLTDLSLKLEGLNRNVATHAAGVVIADRKLTEVVPLYKDTSADLLLPSTQFDMYSAENAGLIKFDFLGLKTLTVINRTQKLINKKVKDFKIEDIDFDDQKVFELLSSGNTVGLFQVESAGMREALLQMKPNHIEDIIALVALYRPGPMSNIPVYNDCKHGRQTPDYLHPLLEDILKPTYGVIIYQEQVMQIAQKLSGFTAGEADILRRAMGKKKRAELERQKQGFIAGALKNGISKDVAASIFLKIEPFAEYGFNKSHAAAYAIISYQTAFLKTYYPKEFFAASMTMDISNQNKLGEFHEELKRINIKVIRPDINKCFADFQFDENNFYYALGGIKSVGYEAISNVIKERKENGEFKSINDFLNRVNPKDINKLQLEGLVKAGAFDNIDNNRQALFNSIPNFILKTKNIYENKATNQIDLFGSDEEQDNEIVLNIEDWKFEDRLSREFEAIGFFISDHPLNQFKEIFDDYKIVDYAKFNLDDTIKDANIAATLLKITERKTAKGNSYGVIKFTDLTSVFELFIFSDVLETNREVLVEGSSLIITLIKTISNDENKSKRINVQKIASLKDLFNKPVNEIVFNIKSIKDIDKISDLMDEEGTTEVTININDKNNDISFKLKNKRLIDRKAINILRNNDISTIIH from the coding sequence ATGTTAGAACTAAATAGTCAAAACTTTAATCACTTAAAAATTCACACACAGTATTCAATTTGTGAAGGTGCTATTAAAATTGATAATTTAAAAGATTTTTGCAAAGAAAAAAAAATATCTTGTTTGGGTCTATCTGATACATCCAATTTATGTGGTGCATTAGAGTTCGCTGAAAATATTTCTAAAGTTGGAACGCAGCCAATTATTGGCACTCAAATTTACTTTAAATTTGAAGACACAACAGGGTTATTACCCTTGATTGCTCTTAACGAAAATGGATATAAGAGAATTATAGAACTTTCTTCAAGGTCTTACCTTGAAAATGATGCTTTATCTGATCCTCATTTAGATATTAAGGAACTTTTAATTGATACGGAAGGCGTGTCTTTACTTTCTGGAACTATACAAGGTTTATTTGGTAAATTATTTGAAAAAGGTCGTTTTGATGAAATATCGAAATTATATAAGAGCTTATCATCAAAATTTAATGATAACTTTTATTTAGAAATCCAAAGACATGGTGATCAAAATGAAATTGCCTTTGAAAAATTTAACTTAGAACAATCTTTAAAAATTAAAATACCAATTATTGCTACTAATGAAGTTTATTATTTAACACCTGATATGCATGAAGCTCATGATGCGTTAACTTGTATTGGTTCTAAAAGTTATGTTAATGAAAAAAATAGAATTAAATATAGCAACCAGCATTATTTAAAGTCGCATGAAGAAATGTTAAAACTATTTTCAGATCTTCCTGAAGCTTTAGAAAATAACTTCAACTTACCATTTAAATGTAATTTTAGACCGCAATTTTCCAAACCTGTGCTTCCAAATATTAGTTCTGAAAAAGGAGGTAGCGCCGATGAAATACTTAAAAAAGACTCATTAGATGGATTAAGAGAAAAATTTCTTAATGTTTTTAAAATTGAAGAAAATAACTTAGAAGCTGATGATAAATTTTTGAAATATAAAGACAGACTAGATCATGAGTTAAAGATCATAATTGAAATGAAATATCCTAGTTATTTTTTGATTGTTTCTGACTATATTAAATGGGCAAAGAGTAATGACATTCCAGTAGGACCAGGTAGAGGATCTGGGGCAGGCTCACTTGTTGCTTGGTGTTTATCTATTACTGATGTTGATCCAATTAAATTTAATTTAATATTTGAAAGATTTTTAAATCCTGACCGTGTGTCAATGCCTGACTTTGATATAGATTTTTGTGAGGAAAAAAGAGATCTTGTTTTTAAATATTTAACTACAAAATATAAAGACAGTGTTGCCCATATTATTACATTTGGAAAATTAAAAGCAAGAATGGTTATTAGAGATGTTGGTAGAGTATTAGGTTTACCATATGGTTTTGTTGATAGTATTTCAAAAATGATACCTTTTGATCCTTCTAGACCCCAAAGCTTAATTGAATGCATTAATAGCGAACCAAGACTTCAAAAATTAGTTAATGAAGATCCTCGTGTTAAAAAATTAACTGATCTCTCCTTGAAGCTAGAAGGCTTGAATAGAAATGTAGCAACTCATGCAGCAGGTGTTGTAATTGCGGATAGAAAATTAACTGAAGTTGTGCCTTTATATAAAGATACATCTGCAGACTTATTATTACCTTCTACGCAATTTGACATGTACTCAGCAGAAAATGCTGGCTTAATTAAGTTTGATTTTTTAGGATTAAAAACTTTAACGGTAATTAATAGAACGCAAAAATTGATTAATAAAAAAGTTAAAGATTTTAAAATTGAAGATATTGACTTTGATGATCAAAAAGTTTTTGAACTTTTGTCTTCTGGTAATACTGTTGGATTATTTCAGGTTGAGAGCGCTGGTATGCGTGAAGCATTATTGCAGATGAAACCTAACCATATTGAAGATATCATTGCTCTAGTGGCTCTTTATCGTCCAGGACCCATGAGTAACATACCAGTTTATAATGACTGTAAACATGGAAGACAAACACCTGATTATTTGCATCCGTTACTAGAAGATATTTTAAAACCTACATATGGGGTTATTATTTATCAAGAACAGGTGATGCAAATTGCACAAAAACTCTCAGGTTTTACCGCCGGCGAGGCTGATATTTTAAGAAGAGCTATGGGTAAAAAAAAAAGAGCTGAATTAGAAAGACAGAAGCAAGGATTTATTGCTGGTGCTCTTAAAAATGGAATTAGCAAAGATGTTGCAGCAAGTATATTCTTAAAAATCGAACCATTTGCTGAATATGGGTTTAACAAAAGTCATGCAGCTGCTTATGCTATAATCTCCTACCAAACAGCATTTTTAAAAACATATTATCCTAAAGAATTTTTTGCTGCATCCATGACAATGGATATATCAAATCAAAATAAATTAGGTGAATTTCATGAAGAACTTAAAAGAATTAACATTAAAGTTATACGACCTGATATTAACAAGTGTTTTGCAGATTTTCAATTTGATGAAAATAATTTTTATTATGCACTTGGCGGAATTAAAAGTGTTGGTTATGAGGCAATATCAAATGTTATTAAGGAAAGAAAAGAAAATGGTGAATTTAAATCTATTAATGATTTTTTAAATAGAGTTAACCCTAAAGATATTAACAAACTACAATTAGAAGGTTTAGTTAAAGCAGGAGCTTTTGACAATATAGATAATAATAGACAAGCATTATTTAATTCAATTCCAAATTTTATTTTAAAGACAAAAAATATTTATGAAAATAAAGCAACAAATCAAATTGATCTTTTTGGTTCTGATGAAGAACAAGATAATGAAATAGTTCTTAATATCGAAGATTGGAAGTTTGAAGATCGATTATCAAGAGAATTCGAAGCGATTGGTTTTTTTATATCTGACCATCCTTTAAATCAATTTAAAGAAATTTTTGATGACTATAAAATAGTTGATTATGCAAAATTTAATCTAGACGACACCATAAAAGATGCAAACATTGCAGCCACACTTTTAAAAATCACCGAAAGAAAAACTGCAAAAGGTAATTCGTATGGTGTTATTAAGTTTACTGATTTAACCAGTGTTTTTGAGCTCTTTATTTTTTCTGATGTTTTGGAAACAAATAGAGAGGTTTTAGTTGAAGGTAGTTCTTTAATTATAACTTTGATTAAAACCATCTCTAACGATGAGAATAAATCTAAAAGAATAAATGTTCAAAAAATAGCCTCTCTTAAAGATCTCTTTAATAAACCTGTTAATGAAATTGTATTTAATATCAAATCAATTAAAGACATCGATAAAATATCTGATTTAATGGATGAGGAGGGTACAACTGAGGTAACAATAAATATTAACGATAAAAACAATGATATTAGCTTTAAACTTAAAAATAAGCGTCTTATTGATAGGAAAGCTATCAATATCCTCAGAAACAATGATATTTCCACTATTATTCATTAA
- a CDS encoding ABC transporter ATP-binding protein has protein sequence MNNLISLKNISKSFSINRKINVLKKINYSFTNGKIYSLVGPSGSGKSTLLNVLSMIDKPTTGSLSIGGVQVNFNNNSKNDKIRSSKIGIIYQQNNLLPDFTALENVYLAGLALINDKKNSIYRAKKIIKTMGLSSRETHFPSELSGGEMQRIAMARALINEPEIILADEPTGSLDHTTAKEVFNVLYNLKNKNRVIIYATHNRFFANMADCKLEMIDGNIKTINVRTK, from the coding sequence ATGAATAATTTAATATCACTAAAGAACATATCAAAATCTTTTTCTATCAATCGAAAAATAAATGTTTTAAAAAAAATTAATTATTCTTTTACAAATGGTAAGATTTATTCACTAGTTGGTCCATCTGGATCAGGAAAATCTACATTATTAAATGTTTTATCGATGATAGATAAACCTACTACCGGCTCATTGTCAATTGGCGGTGTACAAGTAAACTTTAACAATAATTCAAAAAATGATAAAATCAGATCAAGTAAAATTGGTATTATTTATCAACAAAATAATTTACTTCCAGATTTTACTGCGTTAGAGAATGTCTATTTAGCTGGTTTAGCTTTAATCAATGACAAAAAAAATTCAATTTATCGAGCAAAAAAAATTATAAAAACAATGGGTCTTTCATCACGTGAGACGCATTTTCCTTCTGAATTATCAGGGGGTGAAATGCAAAGAATTGCAATGGCTAGAGCACTTATTAATGAGCCTGAAATTATATTAGCAGATGAGCCTACTGGCAGTTTAGATCATACTACCGCCAAAGAGGTTTTTAATGTTTTGTATAATTTGAAAAATAAAAACAGAGTAATAATCTATGCAACTCACAATAGATTTTTTGCCAATATGGCTGATTGCAAACTAGAAATGATTGATGGTAATATAAAAACTATCAATGTTAGAACTAAATAG
- a CDS encoding FtsX-like permease family protein: MISVLEKEITLRYLKTRKKDGFLNIISIFSFIGISLGVAVLIIVMSVMNGFRTELINKIVGFNAHVTVKPYESPISLEQLDNENLKLISEELILSNTGEAIVISKDYTKGLILRGYSSENFLKLDVVKKGNLIGKSNQLSKNSISIGKELSFNLDLGVGDKVSIMSPVGIETIIGSLPRQETFIISSIFDSGLADFDANIAFINLNTLENFFNLKKEKRNLEIYLNKPSNIEEEKNKIQKIFKNEFVYSWADMNGSLFSALKVERNVMFIILSLIIIVAAFNIISGLTILVKNKTRDIAILKSIGVLNKSIVKIFFLVGVIIGTTATFFGIFLGVIFSLYIENLREFLSSTFNISLFPEEIYFLSTMPSEINPTSIFIISLCSIFITIIVSIFPAIKASKLDPVKGLKYE; the protein is encoded by the coding sequence TTGATTTCTGTATTAGAAAAAGAAATTACACTTAGATATCTAAAAACCAGAAAAAAAGATGGTTTTTTAAATATAATTTCTATTTTTTCATTTATTGGAATTAGCTTAGGAGTTGCAGTGTTAATTATTGTGATGTCTGTTATGAATGGCTTTAGAACCGAGTTAATTAATAAGATTGTAGGATTTAATGCTCATGTTACCGTTAAGCCATATGAGAGTCCTATTAGTCTAGAACAATTAGATAATGAAAATTTAAAATTAATTTCAGAAGAATTAATACTTAGTAATACTGGTGAGGCAATTGTCATTAGCAAAGACTACACTAAAGGCCTAATTTTAAGAGGTTACAGCAGTGAAAACTTTCTAAAACTTGATGTTGTAAAAAAAGGAAACTTAATTGGTAAATCAAACCAATTATCAAAGAATTCGATATCAATAGGTAAAGAATTAAGTTTTAATTTAGATCTTGGTGTGGGTGATAAAGTATCAATTATGTCTCCAGTAGGCATAGAAACGATTATAGGAAGCCTACCTAGACAAGAAACTTTTATTATTAGTTCAATCTTTGATAGTGGTTTAGCTGATTTTGATGCCAACATAGCCTTCATAAATTTAAACACGCTGGAAAACTTTTTTAATCTTAAAAAAGAAAAGCGTAACCTAGAAATTTACTTGAATAAACCATCTAATATTGAAGAAGAAAAAAATAAAATTCAAAAAATATTCAAAAATGAATTTGTTTATAGTTGGGCTGATATGAATGGTTCATTGTTTTCAGCATTAAAGGTTGAAAGAAATGTAATGTTTATAATCTTATCTTTAATTATTATAGTGGCTGCTTTTAATATTATTTCTGGGCTTACAATTCTGGTTAAAAATAAAACAAGAGATATAGCTATACTAAAGTCCATCGGTGTCTTAAATAAATCCATTGTTAAGATATTTTTTCTTGTTGGAGTTATTATTGGAACTACAGCAACATTCTTTGGAATTTTTTTAGGTGTAATATTCTCTTTATATATAGAAAACTTGAGAGAGTTTTTAAGCAGTACATTTAATATTAGTTTGTTTCCTGAAGAAATTTATTTTTTAAGCACAATGCCTTCTGAAATAAACCCAACCTCAATTTTTATTATTTCTCTTTGTTCAATCTTTATAACAATCATTGTTTCAATTTTTCCTGCAATAAAAGCTTCAAAATTAGACCCAGTTAAAGGACTTAAGTATGAATAA
- the proS gene encoding proline--tRNA ligase, which translates to MYISKSFIPILKNNPSEAKIKSHQLMLRVGMIKQSSAGIYSWLPLGFKVMKKIEQIVREEQNKIGAQEILMPTIQPSDIWKESGRYDDYGDEMLRIKDRQGREMLYGPTNEELVTDIFRSSVKSYKSLPQLLYHIQWKFRDEVRPRFGIMRGREFYMKDAYSFDVNDEDAAFSYDKFFFSYLKTFKRLELSAIPMAANTGPIGGNLSHEFIILADTGESKIFTDKRVFDLDSEKSVMDRQSLQDLRKKYEQYYAVADEKFNKDEFEEKVSEENRLITKGIEVGHIFYFGDKYSKALNATVDLPGGKKDFVKMGSYGIGVSRLVGAIIEAKYDEKEEIMKWPFSVAPYELAIIPMINKNDTSALDKANKLFKHFESKNIDAIIDDMDENLSSKIKKFNLIGVPYQVILGKKSDGDLLEFKEIGKDPKSLTIDQITQILTEQKLKN; encoded by the coding sequence ATGTACATTTCAAAATCATTCATACCAATATTAAAAAACAACCCATCAGAAGCAAAAATTAAATCACACCAGTTAATGCTAAGAGTTGGTATGATTAAGCAATCTTCTGCGGGTATTTATTCATGGCTTCCTTTAGGTTTTAAAGTGATGAAAAAAATTGAACAAATAGTTAGAGAAGAACAGAACAAAATTGGTGCTCAAGAAATACTTATGCCAACTATCCAACCTAGTGATATTTGGAAAGAAAGTGGTCGTTATGATGATTATGGAGATGAAATGCTTCGTATTAAAGATAGACAAGGTAGAGAGATGCTTTATGGACCAACAAATGAAGAGCTGGTTACCGATATATTTAGATCAAGTGTTAAATCTTATAAATCATTACCTCAATTACTGTACCACATACAATGGAAATTTAGAGACGAAGTTAGACCGAGATTTGGAATTATGAGAGGTAGAGAATTTTATATGAAGGATGCATATTCGTTTGATGTAAATGATGAAGATGCTGCTTTCTCATATGATAAATTCTTTTTTTCATATTTAAAAACATTTAAAAGATTGGAACTTTCAGCAATACCAATGGCAGCTAATACGGGACCAATTGGTGGAAACCTTTCTCATGAATTTATTATTTTAGCAGACACTGGTGAAAGTAAAATTTTTACTGATAAAAGAGTTTTTGATTTAGACAGTGAGAAATCTGTAATGGATAGACAATCTTTACAAGACCTAAGAAAAAAATATGAACAATATTACGCTGTAGCTGATGAAAAATTTAATAAAGATGAATTTGAAGAAAAAGTTTCAGAAGAAAATAGACTTATTACAAAAGGTATAGAAGTAGGTCACATTTTTTATTTTGGAGACAAGTACTCAAAAGCTTTAAATGCAACTGTAGATCTTCCGGGTGGTAAAAAAGATTTTGTTAAAATGGGATCGTATGGAATTGGTGTATCAAGACTAGTTGGTGCAATTATAGAAGCAAAATATGATGAAAAAGAAGAAATAATGAAATGGCCATTCTCTGTGGCACCATATGAGCTTGCCATAATACCAATGATTAATAAAAATGACACATCGGCATTAGACAAAGCAAATAAACTTTTTAAACATTTTGAAAGTAAAAATATTGACGCAATTATTGATGATATGGATGAAAATCTTTCATCAAAAATTAAAAAATTTAATTTGATAGGTGTACCTTATCAAGTAATTTTAGGAAAAAAATCAGATGGTGATTTATTAGAGTTTAAAGAAATTGGAAAAGATCCTAAAAGTTTAACCATAGATCAAATAACTCAAATTTTAACTGAACAAAAATTAAAAAATTGA
- a CDS encoding DUF1467 family protein, which produces MSATGLAIIYIIIWWIVFFTILPIDVNRLKSVKIEGEDAGSPENPKMLKKFIYCTGITTVIFVIIYLLIKYEYLNLRYIIS; this is translated from the coding sequence ATGAGCGCAACAGGTCTTGCTATAATCTACATTATAATTTGGTGGATAGTTTTTTTCACGATCCTTCCAATTGATGTAAATAGACTAAAATCTGTCAAAATTGAAGGTGAAGACGCTGGTTCTCCAGAAAATCCTAAAATGTTAAAAAAATTCATTTATTGTACTGGTATTACAACTGTTATTTTCGTGATAATTTATTTATTGATAAAATATGAATATTTAAATTTAAGATATATAATTAGCTAA